TTCTCCCGTCCGACCCTTCGCGCCGTTTTTGGGTCACTACCGCCTGTGCGGTTGGTGGTGTCGCCGGTGTGGCTACCGCAGTCCCCTTCGTGGGCTCGTTTGCCCCTTCGGCTAAGGCCCGTGCTGCAGGCGCGCCCGTTGAAGTCGACATTTCTACACTAGCCCCAGGCGAAATGCGTACCGTAGAGTGGCGCGGCAATCCTATCTGGATTTTGCATCGTACTGAAGCCCAGCTAGCTGCTTTGAAAACCATCGACAACGAACTCGCCGACCCCCAATCAAATCGTCCCGGCTTCACTCCAGACTACGCTAAAAACGAATACCGTTCGCGCCGTCCCGAGATCTTCGTATGTATCGGAATTTGCACCCACTTGGGCTGCTCTCCTACCCCACGTTTAGACTCTGGCGCACAACCCGGCGTGCCCTCTAGCTGGACAGGTGGTTTTCTCTGCCCATGCCATGGCTCAACATTTGATCTCGCAGGTCGTGTCTTCACCAACAAACCTGCTCCCGATAACCTTGAGATCCCGCCTTATGAGTTCTCTGCTGATGGTACTCGCGTCATCATCGGTGTAGACGAAAACAACAAGGCCTAACAGGTAATTTACAATCTCATTACTTAAAAAGATTAAAGGAGCCGTTTCATGGCTGGCGACAAAACCGTTGAAACGACAGGTCTCTTAGGGTGGATAGATAGGCGCTTCCCGCTTAGCTCTCTCTACAAAGAGCACATGTCCGAATACTACGCGCCAAAGAACTTCAACTTTTGGTATTTCTTTGGTTCTTTAGCGTTACTCGTTCTTGTTATTCAAATCGTGACAGGTATTTTCCTTGTCATGAACTACAAACCAGATGCAGAACTCGCTTTTGCTTCGGTTGAATACATCATGCGCGAGGTGCCAGGTGGCTGGATTATCCGCTACATGCACTCAACTGGCGCATCTATGTTCTTCGTAGTTGTGTACTTACACATGCTACGTGGTCTTTTTTATGGTTCCTACCGTAAACCGCGCGAATTAGTGTGGATTTTCGGTGTGGCCATTTTCCTCTGTTTAATGGCCGAGGCCTTCCTGGGTTATTTACTACCCTGGGGTCAAATGTCCTACTGGGGCGCTCAAGTTATTGTGAACTTGTTTGCTGCTATCCCCTTTATCGGCCCTGAGCTCGCTATTTGGATTCGTGGTGACTACGTAGTTTCTGACGCCACTCTAAACCGCTTCTTTGCCCTACACGTCATCGCTATTCCTTTGGTGCTGATTGGCTTAGTAGCCGCTCACTTGATCGCTTTACACGAGGTTGGCTCTAACAACCCCGATGGCGTAGAGATCAAAGACGGTCCAAAAGACGAAAAAGGTATCCCTTTAGACGGTATCCCATTCCACCCTTACTACTCGGTACACGATATTGTAGGTGTGGCGGGCTTCCTCATTGTTTTTGCAGCAATCGTATTTTTTGCTCCAGAGATGGGCGGATACTTCTTGGAGTTCAATAACTTCATTCCTGCAGACTCAATGAAAACCCCTCCGCATATTGCTCCGGTGTGGTATTTCACCCCGTTCTACTCCATGTTGCGTGCAACCACTGACGACTTTACTTGGCTCTTAGCTGGTGCTTCGTTGTTGGCTGCTGTGGTATTCCTCATCAAAGGTCTACCTGGAAAAATGCGCTTCCTCGTGCCTGCCATCCTAATTGCCGTCGCTATCGCACTAAAAGTGTTTGACGCTAAATTCTGGGGTGTGGTTGCGATGGGTGGTACTGTAGTCATTCTGTTCTTCCTACCATGGCTAGATCAGAGCCCAGTTAAATCGATCCGTTACCGTCCTACATGGCATAAATTCTTGTACGCGGTATTCATGATCAATTTCGTGATGTTGGGCTATTTAGGTACACAACCCCCAAGCGACTTATTCAACTTGCTCAGCCAGATTGGTACGGTGATTTACCTTGCCTTCTTCTTCCTGATGCCTGTTTGGAGCCGCCTAGGCACCTTCAAGCCAGTTCCCGAGCGCGTAACTTTCCGCGCTCACTAAGGACCTTTTACGACACGGAATGACCATGATTAAAAAAATCCTTGGCGCGCTGGCTCTCACATTATCCATCGGTGGTGTTACTCACGCCGCTGATGGTGGTTACCCCATCGAGAGCGCCCCGAATCGCATCACTGATCTTGCTGCTTTGCAAAATGGTGCTAAGCTATTCGTTAACTACTGTTTGAACTGTCACAGCGCGAACTCCATGCGCTACAACAAATTAACCGACTTAGGTATCACCGAAGAAGAAATCAAGAAAAACTTGCTTTTCTCCTCTGATAAAGTGGGTTCTTTGATGTCTATCGCTATGTCGCCCGCTGACAGTAACAAATGGTTTGGTACGACTCCACCTGACTTATCGGTAATTGCTCGTGCAAAATCCGTTAACTTAGGCGCAAGCGGTACCGATTACATTTATACGTACCTACGCACGTTCTATCGTGACACAGCCCGTCCAACAGGCTGGGATAACCTGGTTTTCCCAAGCGTTGGTATGCCTCATGCTATGTGGCAAGCCCAAGGCCCTGTGACGACGCAACGCGTTAAAGTTGCTCAACAATCCGTTGATGGATCCGAGCAATGGGTACGTACAACAACAAATATCGACGAGCACGGTTTTCACGATGTGAAGACCGAGGTGCTAAATGGTTACACTGGCCCTGCCACTGAAACCGCCACCTTGACTCCGCTTGACCCACAACGTCAAGCTCAGTTCGATAGCGATGTTGCTGATCTGAGCAACTTCTTAGGCTGGATGGCTGAACCAGTGCAAACCCTACGCAAGCAAATTGGTGCTGGCGTTATGGTGTTCTTGTTCTTGTTCTTCTTTGTGGCCTGGCGCTTGAACAAAGTCTATTGGAAAGACATCAAATAATTTCCAATTTGCTCGTTATTCACTGTGCGTGCCTGCTCTTTTTTAGAGTAGGCCGCATTTCTGTTTAAGCCTTTTGGCTTTCTATTTAAGCCCACTGGCTTTTGAACTTTATTCACGACTGGAATCCATATTATGATGGTGCTCTACTCTGGAACCACTTGCCCCTTTTCACAACGCTGTCGTTTTGTGTTGTTCGAGAAAGGCATGGACTTCGAGGTTCGCGATATCGACTTGTACAACAAGCCCGAAGATATTTCCGTGATGAACCCTTACGGCCAGGTACCTATTCTGGTCGAGCGCGAACTCATTCTGTACGAATCCAACATCATCAACGAATACATTGATGAGCGTTTTCCTCACCCTCAGCTGATGCCCGCAGACCCAACTATGCGTGCTCGTACCCGTTTATTCTTGTTCAATTTTGAACGTGAGCTGTTCTCTCAAGTCGCTATCCTCGAAGACCGCAACGAAACAGACGCTAAAGTTCAAGAACAAGCTCGTCAAAAAATTCGCGATGGCTTAGCCCAAATCGCCCCAATTTTGACTAAAAATAAATACATGCTTGGTGAAGAGTTCTCTATGCTAGATGTAGCGATCGCTCCTTTACTCTGGCGTCTGGATCACTACAATATTGAACTTCCTAAATCTGCAGCACCTATCCAAAAATATGGTGAGCGCGTGTTCTCTCGCCCTGCCTTTATCGAAGCTCTCACCCCCTCCGAAAAAGTGATGCGTCGCTAATATGCCGGAAAGTTCGACTAAACCCTATTTACTGCGTGCTCTACATGAGTGGTGTACAGACAACGGCTACACGCCCCACATTGTGGTGCACGTGGACGAAAACACCGTTGTACCCATGAGTCACGTTCAGGACGATCAAATCACCTTGAATATCGGCTTACTCGCTACCAATATGCTAAACCTAGGTAACGACTACATCGAGTTTCAAGCTCGCTTCAACGGCGTTACCGAAGACATCTTCGTTCCTGTGGCTGCTGTATCTGCTATTTTTGCACGCGAAACAGGTGCCGGTATGGGCTTTGAAGTCACTGACTCCAACCCTTATAGCGATGATCTATCCTCATCAAAAGACGATAATGCGCCCAAGGACCCGCCTCCAGCGCGCAGTCATTTAAAAATCGTAAAATAATGGTTGCTTTTAAAAAAAGGTAGTCATATAATAATGTTTTAGCCGGCTTAGCTCAGTTGGTAGAGCAGCGCACTTGTAATGCGAAGGTCGAGGGTTCAACTCCTTTAGCCGGCACCAGAATACATGCGGTTCTCCGCATTAAAAGGGTCACCAGAAATGGTGGCCCTTTTTGTTTTTGGGACAAATTTGGGACAGTACGTAAAATCGCTGACCGATATAAATCTAAGTCAGCGATTTTTTTATACAACTGTTATGCTTTTTAGCAGACCTTAAAACCTAGCATTCATATTGACGTTAAAAGCATTTTGTTTAAGGCCAGAACCAAACTGACCTTGATACGCAAGCCCCACTGTGGTGTGTTTTGCAATATTAAAGCCTACGTTCGTTTCTAAGACTGCTGCATTTTTACCAATTGGACTACCAGTCGTTGTAAATGCATTCGAACCCACAAGATTCGCGGTAGAGTGGGGCGTGGTGGTGCCGTAAGCATGGCGCCAGCCAATATCCGCACCTGCTGTAGCTGAGATTTTACCTAAATCAAATTGAGTCGCTACACGTACCCCAAGCGTTGAGAACAACGTATTCATCGTATCTGTACGTACAGATAACGCTGCGCCGCTGTTCCCTTTTTCCTTGAGTTTATCCGTACTCACATTAACGTAAGCTAGGTTTGCATAGGGTTCGGCGCTAACACGTTCTGTTAGGCTTGCCTTGTAACCGAGCTCACCGAACACTTGGAAAGTGCCTGCGTTATATTTTGACGAAAGACTGTCTTGATATCCAGAAAAATGAATGTCTCTTTTCATTTTTAAGTGATGCCACGTATAGGCGAGGCCTGATTTAAAGGCTAAGTCACCTGACTCAAGCGGCCACTCACGGCCCGCGTAAGTACCGATGGTGTAATTATCACTATCCCCAGATGAGCCTAGCTCACGCACCTTGAATGTTGACTGGCTATAACCTGCCATCGCACCAAGACGCCATGCCCCATCAACGACGGTATCAAAGCCAGTAAAAAAGCCACCCGTTCTTGCGTCTAATTTTGCTGTACTGTCACTTGCTTTTTGATGAGACCATGTCCCAAACCCATAGCCCCAAACGGCAGAGTTAGGATTCGTCTGCGTCGCGCTCTGTGCCCGATCAGTGCTCGCTACCCGAATAGGACTACCGGTAGGTACCCCTTCAAAAGCCTGTTGTAAGCGCCCCCACGCCGCACTACGGGTTAGGTGGCTGGCATTCATCAAAGCGCCACTGGTAGAGGCATAGGCCTCACCCGTCAACTGGGGTAAAGCATGACGAACCGTTGAACCATCAGGGTTGGAAAAGTCTAAAGCGCTAATTAACGTTTGTGTTTGAATCGAGGCGTTACTGGCTGCCGAGCTAAGTGCTAGACCCACATTCCGGCTATTGGCATTTGTGCCGTACTGCGAATAAGCGTCTTGATTTCTGGATACCGAAACAGAGTAGGTATTCTCTGTAGAGGTGCTGGCTAGCGCATTCAACGTGGGGGAAGCCAGAGTTGTGTTCAGCATAGAAAATGAACCGGTTACCGTATCAGCTTGAAGCCATTTATCCGATGTCACTGTAAAGTCATTCTCATAGAAGCCCGGTGACACAGCAACAGTTAACGCACCGTCAATATCTGCCGCACCATTAACCACTACCTGATTAAATTTCTGTTGATCATTAACGGTAAGCTGAAGCTGCCCAGTCGCTGTTTGCTTGTAGGCGCCATCAATCGTAATCACGCTATCTATCGTCGTTGGAGCAACCTTACCCTCATTGATAAAAGCCCCATCTGGATTTATCTGATAGGTGCTTGAGCTTATTAAACTTGCACCTGAAGCAACGTGGGCCTCGTAAATTGCATGATGACCCGAAAACTGGGTAGTACCACCAGCAAGTTGTAAAGACAGATTATTAAGACCCACGATATTATCGTCGTAAGAGAACTTAAATGCGTTGTCGGCTTGATTGGTTGACTGACCATTCTCGTCGGCTTTTACACCAAAAGTCAGCGCTGTTAGACGAGGCTTATTATCGTCATCAACCTGGTTATACTGAGACACGACATTACCGCTAAGCTGCGCATTTCCCATGATATTAATGGTATCCACATACGCATTTTCAGAGATATAGATCGACGCATCCGTACCAGCTAAACGTCCAGTAATATCTGCCTTTTTAACGAGAGGCCCCATGAGTTCAGATAACATCGGAATCTGAGTAAATGCGTGTTCACGGATGTAAGAGCCGCGATATTCGATATTATCCCCAAGGGCATTATGTCCAAAATCGAAACTGGCAGCGATACCTTTTGCGCCCAGCGCCTCTACGTCACCACGATGAGTAAAAGTATGGTCTTTACCGTAAGTGAACATCACACCGCGGCCATTAGTTCCATTAGCATGGACTTGTGTGCCTGCCAAAATAGTTAATTGATTGCCCTCCCCATCTACACGAATCCCGCCCCCTCCGGCTCCTGCGGATAACAAATCAGCACGTTGCACAATGTCGTTATAACTACCATATACATGCAAACCTAAGCCAAGAGTAGCCGTATTATAGGTATTTGCTAAATAGGCTGTGCCATCTTGATTCCGAGCAAAAAAGGGATTGTCATTAACTAACTGTTGATGATCTGCATAAACAGAATGACCCCAGAAATTTTTACGGTCTATCGTATAACCGATGTCTTGCAGTATGGCGACCTCTGCTTCCATTAAGTTAGTGTAATTACGATAGTTTTGATGGCTCATTAAACTGTTTTTTAACTCCAGATGTGACCAGACAGGCGTATCGAATTTATCTGGCGAACCGTATAGCGTAAGAGGTACGCCTGGCATTGCTCCCGCCATAACCTCTTGTACGTGTTTACCGGAAAAATACGCCTTATCCTGCCTTACATCAAAGATATCTTCTGGTGTGAGCACCTTGCCATCATCATCTGTTTGTTCATTTTCACATGCTGAGCAATAAACAATTTGTCCCGGCTGAGCGACTTGATGGTTATCGTCATAGAGATGGTTTTCCCATACAGAAAGCGTATCTGGTATAAAAACTCCTTTTGTTGTTTTTTCAGGATCGATCAAATCATACACTTTGACTTCAGAGGAAATACCCAACGCATGGGCAACCTCATGGATCACCACGGTTGTCATATCGACTTCGGGAGTTAGCACCACTTGGGAGGGCGTAAACGCAGTCTCTGACCAAGCCATTTTGCCCACATCAATAAACCCATGCGCATGTAAACTCAAATCATCAATGGGCTGATTTGTAATGGCAGCATGTACCTGTGTGCCTGCCCCCTCCGTCTCAACCACCACCGTACTAAAAGCAGAAGCCCCCTCCTCATCATACGTACCCACATTAATGACGGCAGGATTTTGCCCTGGCACAACCTGTATCAACTCAGCCAAGTATTCAGCTGCAGAGAAAACTCGATTTTTTTCATCAACACTTAGATTCCAAGTGGAAGGTGTTGGGCTTTTATCTTGCCAACTTAAGGTATATGGACCATCTGTTTTCTCAAATATCTTTATTTGAAATATGGGCCTACCATTTTTATCTAAAATAGTTTGAGACTCTTGTGACCAAGAGGGCGAGGAAAATAAAGCACTAACCAGTAGTGACAGCGTTGATACAGTTTTATATTTCATGAGATAGCACTTTTAAAGAGAGCCATGCAATCACCAAGCCACAGCCAGTTACAGAATGAGATACTTAGCAATTATTGCCTGTATCATCGATACTGAATATCCCTGTAATTGGTGATTTAACCCCCTCTTTGGACAATAGTGATAAGAGTGCCTAGACTAGCTGATCCGGACTACAATCCGGTATATTGACAACTTATGTTAAATGTCTAGCAGCAGGAGACTTCGGATGCTTTCCCTATTTAAAAAATACGCTTTGCTTTTGATCTGTGGAGCCGCCTTATTTAGCGGCACGCTTCAGGCCAGAGATTTCACCTTTGCAATGGCGATACCAGCCGAATCTCATTATGGTGCTGCTGCTGAGGCATTCAAATCCACCTTTGAGCGCCTCTCAAATCAAACGCATCGTATTCACATTAAACCCAATGGCATGTTAGGTAGTGAGCGCGAAGTCCTAGAAAGCTTACAAATCGGTGCTGTTGATTTCACGATTTCATCAACTGGGCCAGTAGGCGGTTTTGTCCCAGAAACCTATGTGCTCGACTTACCTTTTCTATTCCATGATTATGACCATGCCAGACAGGTTCTAGGCACAGAGGTAGGCCAACAACTTTTACGTGCCTTTGATGCCAAAGACATCAAGGCCTTAGGCTGGGGCGAAAATGGTTTCAGGCATATCACTAACTCGACCAAAGCCATTCATAACCCTGCCGATTTAAAAGGCTTAAAAATCCGCACCCAAGAAAATGATATTCACCTTAGTGCTTTTAAAGCTTTAGGTGCTGCCCCGACCCCAATGGCATGGCACGAAGTGTTTACTGCTCTACAACAAGGCACCATTGATGGTCAAGAAAACCCCATGGCTATTTTTGTATCCACCAAAATTTGGGAGGTACAAAAACACGCCACCTTATCGGGTCACTTTTATTCTCCTGCTGTCATTCTGATGTCTAAAATTCATTGGGATAACTTCAGTGCCGAAGAAAAAGAATGGGTACAGCAAGCCACCCTTGCCGCCATCAAAGCAAACCATGACTTTGTAGACCAAAAAGAAGCCGAAGGCCTCGCCATCCTAAAAGAAAAAGGGATGCAGGTCGTTGATTCCATCGATAAGACCGCATTTGCTCAGGCCGCCAGCCCTGCCTACGAGGCATTCAAAGCAAAATACGATACAACCTTGCTAGAACAAATTCAGGCCACTCAGCCCTAAACCATCATGTCTAAACGCATTGTCGCCATCTGCGAGGGTCTCATCGCCCTCACGCATGGCTTGGCTGCTTTATTACTTGTGATCGCCACTCTTTTAGTTTTTATTCAAGTTATCACGCGCTTTGTTTTTAATGACCCCGCCACGTGGACAGAGGTTACAGCGCGAGCTGTGGTGATTTGGATGGTTTTCTTAGCCGCTGGAGCAGCTTTTAGAACCGGAGCCATGTTAGCTCTAGATCTACTGCACGCGCTTTTACCCCAGTCTATGCAACGTGTACTCATGGGGCTCATTAGCCTGTTAACCCTGCTCTTTCTCTGTGTTTTGGTCTGGTACGGTTACCTCATGACAGTACGTGTCCATGCACAAACGGTTGCTTTACTTGGTATTCCTACGTCATGGCTATATGCTGCCATCCCAGTGGGTGCGGGCTTAGCTATACCTGGGGTTATATTGCACTACTTTCGCCCTACGCCAAAGGCTAACGTATGAATGTGGCCTTAATCAGCACCTTAGCACTGCTTTTTCTCTTGTCGGTTCCCATTGCTGTTTCCATTGGTCTGGCCTCTATCACAGGCATTCATTTTTTTAGTCATCTGCCTTTACAGGTAGTGGCACAAAAAATGGTTGGTGGCTTAGACAGCTTTCCTCTATTAGCCGTGCCTTTTTTTATTCTGGCAGGACAACTGATGAGTCATGGTGGCGTCTCACAACGGCTAGTGAATTTCGCAATCAGTCTTATTGGTCATCGACAAGGTGGTTTAGCCAGCGCTTGCATTCTCACCTGCATGATTTTTGCAGCCATTTCAGGCTCCTCTGTTGCCACGACCTTTGCTGTTGGGGCGATCTTAATTCCAGCGATGGCTAAAAATGGCTATCCCTTGCCCGTTGCAGCAGCAATCCAAGCGTCCTCTGCCGAATTAGGGGTGATTATTCCCCCTTCAGTGCCCATGATTTTATATGCCATTTCCACTGAGAACTCGGTACGACAAATGTTTATAGCAGGCATAGGCCCCGGTCTACTTATTGCCATCGCCTTATTAGTCATGGTGCAGATTTGGTGTCGCCTCAAAGGCTATGGGCTGCACGACAAACCCGTTACCACATCGGTTTGGGCTGCTTTCCTGAAGGCCTTTTGGGCCTTGTTATTGCCTGTTATTGTGATTGGCGGTATCTATGGTGGTGTGTTCACACCCACAGAAGCCGCTGCCGTATCTGCTGTATATGCTTTTTTTATCGGGGTCTTTGTCTATAAAGAACTGTCTTTTCGAGACCTACCCATGGTGTTCAAATCCGCTGTTCTGACGACCAGCACCATTATGCTGATTATTGCTGCCGCTAGCTTATTCTCCTTTCTGATCGGGGTATCAGGAATAGCGGCTACCGTAGGGGATTGGACTCGCGACAATTTTAATCATAAATGGTCATTTTTGCTCTTTGTGAATGGTTTGCTTTTTTTAGTGGGTATGTTCATAGAGACCTCTGCCGCCATTCTCATTTTAGCTCCCATCTTGGCTCCTATTGCCGTCTCTTATGGCGTAGATCCCATCCATTTCGGCATCATTATTATTGTTAATTTAGCCATGGGAATGATTACGCCCCCCCTAGGCGTTAATTTATTCGCTGCCGCTAGCGTCGCTAACATTCGGGTAATGGCTATGTTTAAGCCTCTGCTCGTGCCTGTGTGTACCTTAATTGCTGCCCTAGCCTTTATCACCTATCTGCCTATCATTTCCCTCTGGCTACGCGATTTATCTTTATAGCTTTGACGTTTTCTTGACGTTTTTCTCAGTTTTTATTGATGCTCTGCCCGCTACGATGCTACGCATCGCGCTACGTTTTAGCGACTTTTTAGTGATGCGGGCTTATGTATACTCAACTCCTCTTTTTTACCCTCGCTAGTTTTTGTCTTTTTACGCTTAGCCGTATTGCCCTAATGCTCTGGCAGCATCAGCGTGTACGCGCAGTAACAGGCTGGCGACCACTATTGCTAGGGGGCGTACGTATTGATGCCCATTTGATTGCGGCATTTACCGCTTTGCCTTGGCTATTTGCCCCTTGGCTAGATGACGTGACATTCGTACACCATTTACTGGCCGTGTATCTCTCTGCGGTGTGGGGGTTGTTTGTACTTCTGGAGGTGTCTACCCCTCAATTTATTATTGAGTATGACACGCGCCCAAATCGATTGTATGTGGATTACCTAAAACACCCACGTGAAGTCTTTGGCATGCTTTGGAAAGGCTACAAATTCGTGATTTTTAGTGGTGTATTTCTCTTAACACTCAGTACAGCAGCTGTATTTGTCTACTTATCCACCCATACCCAAAGCCTGTTTACTGCGAATTGGGTCGTTGCCATTGTCACCAGTATATTAAGCGCCCTCGTTTTATTCGGCATAATTCGCGGCACATTACGTCATCGCCCGATCAACCCCTCTACCGTGGCTTTTTGTGGTGATGCAATGGTTAACACATTGGCATTGAATGGCTTATATAGCGTACTTTATGCCATTTATTGCATAAAAAACGAGCGCTCTGCCGAGCAAAGCTACGGCACAATGCCCG
This Paenalcaligenes faecalis DNA region includes the following protein-coding sequences:
- the petA gene encoding ubiquinol-cytochrome c reductase iron-sulfur subunit gives rise to the protein MSQITTQPNENGAEENSILPSDPSRRFWVTTACAVGGVAGVATAVPFVGSFAPSAKARAAGAPVEVDISTLAPGEMRTVEWRGNPIWILHRTEAQLAALKTIDNELADPQSNRPGFTPDYAKNEYRSRRPEIFVCIGICTHLGCSPTPRLDSGAQPGVPSSWTGGFLCPCHGSTFDLAGRVFTNKPAPDNLEIPPYEFSADGTRVIIGVDENNKA
- a CDS encoding cytochrome b gives rise to the protein MAGDKTVETTGLLGWIDRRFPLSSLYKEHMSEYYAPKNFNFWYFFGSLALLVLVIQIVTGIFLVMNYKPDAELAFASVEYIMREVPGGWIIRYMHSTGASMFFVVVYLHMLRGLFYGSYRKPRELVWIFGVAIFLCLMAEAFLGYLLPWGQMSYWGAQVIVNLFAAIPFIGPELAIWIRGDYVVSDATLNRFFALHVIAIPLVLIGLVAAHLIALHEVGSNNPDGVEIKDGPKDEKGIPLDGIPFHPYYSVHDIVGVAGFLIVFAAIVFFAPEMGGYFLEFNNFIPADSMKTPPHIAPVWYFTPFYSMLRATTDDFTWLLAGASLLAAVVFLIKGLPGKMRFLVPAILIAVAIALKVFDAKFWGVVAMGGTVVILFFLPWLDQSPVKSIRYRPTWHKFLYAVFMINFVMLGYLGTQPPSDLFNLLSQIGTVIYLAFFFLMPVWSRLGTFKPVPERVTFRAH
- a CDS encoding cytochrome c1, yielding MTMIKKILGALALTLSIGGVTHAADGGYPIESAPNRITDLAALQNGAKLFVNYCLNCHSANSMRYNKLTDLGITEEEIKKNLLFSSDKVGSLMSIAMSPADSNKWFGTTPPDLSVIARAKSVNLGASGTDYIYTYLRTFYRDTARPTGWDNLVFPSVGMPHAMWQAQGPVTTQRVKVAQQSVDGSEQWVRTTTNIDEHGFHDVKTEVLNGYTGPATETATLTPLDPQRQAQFDSDVADLSNFLGWMAEPVQTLRKQIGAGVMVFLFLFFFVAWRLNKVYWKDIK
- a CDS encoding glutathione S-transferase N-terminal domain-containing protein, whose protein sequence is MMVLYSGTTCPFSQRCRFVLFEKGMDFEVRDIDLYNKPEDISVMNPYGQVPILVERELILYESNIINEYIDERFPHPQLMPADPTMRARTRLFLFNFERELFSQVAILEDRNETDAKVQEQARQKIRDGLAQIAPILTKNKYMLGEEFSMLDVAIAPLLWRLDHYNIELPKSAAPIQKYGERVFSRPAFIEALTPSEKVMRR
- a CDS encoding ClpXP protease specificity-enhancing factor, whose protein sequence is MPESSTKPYLLRALHEWCTDNGYTPHIVVHVDENTVVPMSHVQDDQITLNIGLLATNMLNLGNDYIEFQARFNGVTEDIFVPVAAVSAIFARETGAGMGFEVTDSNPYSDDLSSSKDDNAPKDPPPARSHLKIVK
- a CDS encoding autotransporter outer membrane beta-barrel domain-containing protein; this encodes MKYKTVSTLSLLVSALFSSPSWSQESQTILDKNGRPIFQIKIFEKTDGPYTLSWQDKSPTPSTWNLSVDEKNRVFSAAEYLAELIQVVPGQNPAVINVGTYDEEGASAFSTVVVETEGAGTQVHAAITNQPIDDLSLHAHGFIDVGKMAWSETAFTPSQVVLTPEVDMTTVVIHEVAHALGISSEVKVYDLIDPEKTTKGVFIPDTLSVWENHLYDDNHQVAQPGQIVYCSACENEQTDDDGKVLTPEDIFDVRQDKAYFSGKHVQEVMAGAMPGVPLTLYGSPDKFDTPVWSHLELKNSLMSHQNYRNYTNLMEAEVAILQDIGYTIDRKNFWGHSVYADHQQLVNDNPFFARNQDGTAYLANTYNTATLGLGLHVYGSYNDIVQRADLLSAGAGGGGIRVDGEGNQLTILAGTQVHANGTNGRGVMFTYGKDHTFTHRGDVEALGAKGIAASFDFGHNALGDNIEYRGSYIREHAFTQIPMLSELMGPLVKKADITGRLAGTDASIYISENAYVDTINIMGNAQLSGNVVSQYNQVDDDNKPRLTALTFGVKADENGQSTNQADNAFKFSYDDNIVGLNNLSLQLAGGTTQFSGHHAIYEAHVASGASLISSSTYQINPDGAFINEGKVAPTTIDSVITIDGAYKQTATGQLQLTVNDQQKFNQVVVNGAADIDGALTVAVSPGFYENDFTVTSDKWLQADTVTGSFSMLNTTLASPTLNALASTSTENTYSVSVSRNQDAYSQYGTNANSRNVGLALSSAASNASIQTQTLISALDFSNPDGSTVRHALPQLTGEAYASTSGALMNASHLTRSAAWGRLQQAFEGVPTGSPIRVASTDRAQSATQTNPNSAVWGYGFGTWSHQKASDSTAKLDARTGGFFTGFDTVVDGAWRLGAMAGYSQSTFKVRELGSSGDSDNYTIGTYAGREWPLESGDLAFKSGLAYTWHHLKMKRDIHFSGYQDSLSSKYNAGTFQVFGELGYKASLTERVSAEPYANLAYVNVSTDKLKEKGNSGAALSVRTDTMNTLFSTLGVRVATQFDLGKISATAGADIGWRHAYGTTTPHSTANLVGSNAFTTTGSPIGKNAAVLETNVGFNIAKHTTVGLAYQGQFGSGLKQNAFNVNMNARF
- a CDS encoding TRAP transporter substrate-binding protein translates to MLSLFKKYALLLICGAALFSGTLQARDFTFAMAIPAESHYGAAAEAFKSTFERLSNQTHRIHIKPNGMLGSEREVLESLQIGAVDFTISSTGPVGGFVPETYVLDLPFLFHDYDHARQVLGTEVGQQLLRAFDAKDIKALGWGENGFRHITNSTKAIHNPADLKGLKIRTQENDIHLSAFKALGAAPTPMAWHEVFTALQQGTIDGQENPMAIFVSTKIWEVQKHATLSGHFYSPAVILMSKIHWDNFSAEEKEWVQQATLAAIKANHDFVDQKEAEGLAILKEKGMQVVDSIDKTAFAQAASPAYEAFKAKYDTTLLEQIQATQP
- a CDS encoding TRAP transporter small permease, with the translated sequence MSKRIVAICEGLIALTHGLAALLLVIATLLVFIQVITRFVFNDPATWTEVTARAVVIWMVFLAAGAAFRTGAMLALDLLHALLPQSMQRVLMGLISLLTLLFLCVLVWYGYLMTVRVHAQTVALLGIPTSWLYAAIPVGAGLAIPGVILHYFRPTPKANV
- a CDS encoding TRAP transporter large permease produces the protein MNVALISTLALLFLLSVPIAVSIGLASITGIHFFSHLPLQVVAQKMVGGLDSFPLLAVPFFILAGQLMSHGGVSQRLVNFAISLIGHRQGGLASACILTCMIFAAISGSSVATTFAVGAILIPAMAKNGYPLPVAAAIQASSAELGVIIPPSVPMILYAISTENSVRQMFIAGIGPGLLIAIALLVMVQIWCRLKGYGLHDKPVTTSVWAAFLKAFWALLLPVIVIGGIYGGVFTPTEAAAVSAVYAFFIGVFVYKELSFRDLPMVFKSAVLTTSTIMLIIAAASLFSFLIGVSGIAATVGDWTRDNFNHKWSFLLFVNGLLFLVGMFIETSAAILILAPILAPIAVSYGVDPIHFGIIIIVNLAMGMITPPLGVNLFAAASVANIRVMAMFKPLLVPVCTLIAALAFITYLPIISLWLRDLSL